AAAACAAGAATTAAAATAAATAAACTGACAGACCACGGAATAATATCCGATGGAATGTTAGAAATAAATTCTAATGCTTCTTGCTTATTCGTATCTAATAATGATGCAACAGAGCCAATATTAGGTGAACCATAAATCATACCTACTGGTAAATAAAGCCAACTGATAATAAATAGTGGCAATAACAAGTAGTATTTAACTCGCTTATATCCAGCAAGGATCATAACGCCAACACAATAAACCAATAATGTTAACAAATAATTATGGTGGTTTGATCCCATTGCAGTGGTCGATAATACAACAAGAAAAAATGATATTATAAGATCAAAGAGAAAATGCTTATTTTTTATAAGCATTCTTATTTTTTGTTTCACGGTAAGCCACGATATTCTAAAAACGAAGTGGCAGATATTAACATATAAAAAAAAGAAAAAGGCACGTTTAACGTGCCTTGGTTATTATGATGATAGCTAGAAGAGCTAAGCCTCTGTTTTTATATCTTTTACTTCTTCCGAGACTTTTAATTCTTTAATTAAAGAAACTATCGTCCAACCCGCCTTCACAACAAATTCATCGTTAATTGTATATGTGTAAATGTAGCCTTTAGGATCAATCGCAAACATTGGAATAAGTTGGCTTGCTTTATACTTCGCGTAATAATCTTCTAACGTAAAGTTATCACTCAACTTAGTATGTTTAATCTCACCACCTTGGTTAATCAAACTCGCTAATTTCTTATAGCTAATATCTTCACCAAATAAAGTTGCACCGTTATGCGCTTGAGATGCTGAGTGCTTCTCTAAACCGCTATTATGGCGACGCCCATTCAAACGGAACACATTACGGCTACCAAAATCACTTTCAAAGTGCATTGCTGCTACCGCATTAAAATGCTTATCAGGTGTTAACGCTAATAAGTGCCCAATACCAATCACATCTAAATACTCATCCGCATGGCTCGATACGGCATTACCGTAATAGGTTTCAAGCCCTGCCATACGTGCAGTACGAATATAGTCCCAGTTAGAATCTGTCACCACGACACGGCAATCATATTTTTTTAATGCTAACGCAATCGTACGTGCAACATCATTCGCACCAACAATAATAAAGCCTTTAGGTGAGGGCTCCGCAACTCCCAGTAATTTAGCCATTGGTCGCGCAGTTAAACTTTGCAAGACCACAGTGCCGATAATCACCATAAAGGTTAATGGCACTAATAGTTCAGCACCTGCCACCCCGTCGTTTGAAAGCTTTAATGCAAACAATGCTGAAATAGCTGCCGCAACAATACCTCTCGGCGCTACCCACGCTAAAAACAGTTTTTCTTTAAAAGCTAACTGACTAAACATAGTTGAAACGAAAATCGATACTGGGCGTGACACGAGTTGAATCACCACAAATACAGAGATGGCTCCCCAACCTAATGCATGGAAGTCAGACATTTGAATACGCGATGCTAGGATCAAGAACAAACCAGAAATCAGTAAGATTGTTAAGTTTTCCTTAAAATGCAAAATATGCTGAATATTGACGTCTTTCGCATTCGCCAACCACATACCCATCACTGTAACAGCCAACAATCCTGCTTCTGGCTCTAATGCATTAGCGCCTGCAAAGACCCCAAGTACTAATGCTAAAACAGCAAAAGGTTGGAGATATTCTGGTAATAAATGACGGCGTAACACATGTGCTAATAGCCAACCTGCTACCCCACCGAGCACCAAGCCCACCAGCACCATAAGACCAAAGACTTCAACGCTATGGATAGTGCTACTAGAAACAATAAATTCATAAACAATAACAACGAAAATTGCACCAATGGGATCAATTAAAATCCCTTCCCAACGTAAAATATTGGCAAGTTTGGCTTGTGGCCTAACGGTACGTAATAGCGGCACAATCACTGTCGGACCAGTTACGACTGTCATAGAGCCAAATAACAACGCTAATGGCCAACTAAAATCTAATAAGTAATAGGTAGCGACACTGGTGATCATCCAGGTAATGATCGCCCCAACAGTAACAATGGATTTTACATTACGTCTTACATTTTTAATTTCATCAAAATTTAAGGTCAAACTACCTTCAAATAGAATCACAGCAACTGATAATGAAATTAATGGAAACAGTAAATCTCCAAATAAAATATTGGGATTAAATACCCCAGTCACAGGGCCTATTATTAATCCAGCCATCAATAATAATAAAATCGCAGGCAATTTCATTCGCCATGCTAACCATTGACAGCTAAGGCCTAAAACACCCAGTCCTGCGATAGTTAGGCCAATCATTTCTTCATGCATGAGGTCATACTCTATAGCTTAATACACATCACATTATTTATGTGATTTTAAAATATAACGAATATAGCTCCCTATATTCTTATCTGCCCAATATAATTAAAAGCCATTACTTACCACTATCTGACTAATAAATAGTTTTTGAGTTCAACCTTATAATTTTGTTGCTCATATTTAGAGAAAACCAGCATACAACTTAATAATTATGCTAATAAAAAGTAATAATAATTCACAACACATACAAGAAAGGGATTAAAAATGGGACACTGATACCATAAATAATCATTTATTATTGTTAAGAAGAATACATATGCATATTCTCGCTTCACTTTTACTATTAAACTATTCTTTATGGCTATTTTAACAATAAATCTCAATAGTGATGAAAAACTCATCGCTGATATACCACTAAATCGCGAATTACAATTATGGAAAACAATTGCGATAGCTCTCAACTCAATTGATGAGGATGAGCGAGACTGTACCTTGTGTATTGATGAACACTCATTCCAACTGACTTACTATCTTAGTGAGTTAATTTACTCTCAATACCAACACTATTTCTTATAAACCACTTTGATATA
This genomic window from Photobacterium angustum contains:
- a CDS encoding cation:proton antiporter, with protein sequence MHEEMIGLTIAGLGVLGLSCQWLAWRMKLPAILLLLMAGLIIGPVTGVFNPNILFGDLLFPLISLSVAVILFEGSLTLNFDEIKNVRRNVKSIVTVGAIITWMITSVATYYLLDFSWPLALLFGSMTVVTGPTVIVPLLRTVRPQAKLANILRWEGILIDPIGAIFVVIVYEFIVSSSTIHSVEVFGLMVLVGLVLGGVAGWLLAHVLRRHLLPEYLQPFAVLALVLGVFAGANALEPEAGLLAVTVMGMWLANAKDVNIQHILHFKENLTILLISGLFLILASRIQMSDFHALGWGAISVFVVIQLVSRPVSIFVSTMFSQLAFKEKLFLAWVAPRGIVAAAISALFALKLSNDGVAGAELLVPLTFMVIIGTVVLQSLTARPMAKLLGVAEPSPKGFIIVGANDVARTIALALKKYDCRVVVTDSNWDYIRTARMAGLETYYGNAVSSHADEYLDVIGIGHLLALTPDKHFNAVAAMHFESDFGSRNVFRLNGRRHNSGLEKHSASQAHNGATLFGEDISYKKLASLINQGGEIKHTKLSDNFTLEDYYAKYKASQLIPMFAIDPKGYIYTYTINDEFVVKAGWTIVSLIKELKVSEEVKDIKTEA